The following coding sequences are from one Fusibacter sp. A1 window:
- a CDS encoding ABC transporter permease codes for MNVLSIELMKLYKRKSTRVLLGVYAVMMLLVSVMYLLGETRFGLSIFNEGQFITASLGLMMAFILPFITLMVTSTSFALDFSTGTIKNMFLLPVEKKDVFIGKLLAIQSLIGALLAIQLVFTTLLGLVLDGGFALGVFGSGLVAYLGAFIVLGLVSLIAATLSLLVKSTGITVLISYIGYMAFGVITIYLPRLQSISLPKLIGSYEGLLTSNGVALLLPIASYYILFSIVGMLLFDKKEAVVCQYE; via the coding sequence ATGAATGTGCTTAGTATTGAACTTATGAAATTATATAAACGGAAAAGCACGAGGGTACTTCTGGGTGTGTACGCAGTGATGATGCTGCTTGTTTCTGTCATGTACTTGCTGGGTGAAACCAGATTTGGGCTAAGCATCTTCAACGAGGGACAGTTTATCACAGCATCTTTGGGGCTGATGATGGCATTTATTCTTCCCTTTATCACACTTATGGTGACGAGTACTTCTTTCGCACTCGATTTTAGCACAGGGACAATCAAAAACATGTTCTTACTGCCGGTAGAGAAGAAAGATGTGTTCATCGGAAAACTGCTTGCGATTCAAAGTCTAATCGGCGCGTTACTTGCCATTCAACTGGTATTCACTACCTTGTTAGGTCTTGTGCTTGATGGCGGATTTGCACTTGGAGTGTTTGGTAGCGGCTTAGTGGCTTATCTTGGTGCATTTATAGTGCTTGGGCTTGTCAGCCTGATCGCGGCGACTTTGTCACTACTAGTAAAATCTACGGGAATCACGGTTCTTATCAGCTATATCGGTTACATGGCTTTTGGCGTGATCACAATTTACTTGCCAAGGCTGCAGAGCATTTCATTACCTAAGTTGATCGGTAGCTACGAAGGACTTTTGACAAGCAACGGGGTCGCTCTATTGTTACCTATCGCTTCATACTATATACTGTTTAGTATAGTCGGAATGTTACTCTTTGATAAAAAGGAAGCGGTCGTATGTCAATACGAATAA
- a CDS encoding bis(5'-nucleosyl)-tetraphosphatase, with amino-acid sequence MNYEKSCGAIIFHQMNDAKNILLIKNRDGKHWGFPKGHVEASETEHETAIREVFEEVGLSIEIKSDFRYGFSYQVNETTEKEVIYFLAESTSDKVQVQYEEVEEFKWCTFEHAARLITYEDDLKVLIQSQKYI; translated from the coding sequence ATGAATTACGAAAAATCATGTGGTGCAATTATTTTTCATCAGATGAATGATGCTAAAAATATTTTACTCATTAAAAACAGAGACGGCAAACATTGGGGATTCCCAAAAGGACATGTAGAAGCGTCAGAGACGGAACACGAAACAGCGATTCGCGAGGTTTTTGAAGAGGTCGGACTCTCCATCGAAATTAAAAGCGATTTTAGATACGGCTTTTCCTACCAAGTGAACGAAACCACCGAAAAGGAAGTTATCTATTTCTTAGCGGAATCGACTTCTGACAAGGTACAAGTCCAGTATGAGGAAGTCGAGGAGTTTAAGTGGTGTACTTTTGAACACGCAGCTAGGTTGATCACCTATGAGGACGATCTTAAGGTACTGATTCAATCGCAGAAATATATTTGA
- a CDS encoding RidA family protein, protein MDIQRFEGTGRMSRAVIHNGTIYLCGQTCGDAVDVKEQTKICLEKVEALLNKYGSDKRHILSTTIYLKDIALFSQMNEVWDAWVEDGFEPARACVEAKMAREDILVELSVIAAVK, encoded by the coding sequence ATGGATATTCAAAGATTTGAAGGAACGGGAAGAATGAGCAGGGCAGTCATTCACAATGGCACAATCTATTTATGTGGGCAGACATGTGGTGATGCGGTGGACGTAAAAGAACAAACTAAAATCTGTCTTGAAAAGGTGGAAGCGCTACTTAATAAATACGGGTCGGATAAGCGTCATATCCTATCGACGACGATTTACCTTAAAGACATCGCCTTATTCAGTCAAATGAATGAAGTTTGGGATGCTTGGGTAGAAGACGGCTTTGAACCTGCAAGAGCGTGTGTGGAAGCTAAAATGGCTAGAGAGGATATCTTAGTCGAATTATCTGTCATTGCGGCAGTGAAGTAA
- a CDS encoding MFS transporter yields the protein MLSNNFAQKNSKKNNNPTLSEMIGYGSGYFGYGFITQMMTSYLVFYATALLLLSGSLVGFIVSISVVWDAVSDPVMGYLSDKTKSRFGKRHLYIIIGGLGIAVSNLYLWQINSNSTTLAKFYGLLVSIVLIKTFITIYITPYNALGAEMSSDYHERSKIQAIKTMYFLSAFVIVTAVCMFFFFRPTPDFPLGQLNPLAYRNIAYTSSLIMILTAAWTYLSTRRYIDSGTSSKSDDESMSFKSFWDKSKYSLSDRDFRDVFLGYLLTNLASAIISVVGLHTFTYTFEMNNYEIGIVFGTQFFISIISQPYWIAVAKKKDKKRTVIVGLKISMAACLLLLGFVVMRSQVAEHYQYLLIYAVVIGFGTSGLFSLPLSMVADIVDKQEYHTTHRNEGLYYGMLNFGYKISQSLAIFLLGFFIDIIKFDGELSVQLNSTNFLMGALLSIGSLIVFILATLAYSNYSLNEDRVSEMQRDIKDRI from the coding sequence ATGCTATCAAACAATTTCGCACAAAAAAACAGTAAAAAAAACAATAACCCCACCCTTTCCGAAATGATCGGTTATGGTAGTGGTTATTTTGGTTATGGATTTATCACACAAATGATGACATCTTATTTAGTATTTTATGCGACCGCACTTTTACTGCTTTCTGGATCCCTCGTCGGATTTATCGTTTCAATTAGTGTCGTATGGGATGCAGTGAGTGATCCAGTAATGGGTTATCTTTCAGACAAGACGAAATCACGATTCGGCAAAAGACATCTGTATATCATAATAGGTGGGCTGGGCATTGCTGTATCTAACTTATACCTGTGGCAGATTAATAGTAACAGTACCACCTTGGCAAAGTTTTATGGACTTTTGGTGAGTATTGTATTAATAAAAACATTTATTACAATCTATATCACCCCCTACAATGCCTTAGGCGCTGAGATGAGCAGCGATTACCATGAACGTTCAAAAATTCAAGCTATCAAGACAATGTATTTTTTGAGCGCATTTGTGATAGTAACAGCCGTATGCATGTTCTTCTTTTTCAGACCGACCCCTGATTTTCCACTAGGACAGCTTAATCCACTAGCATACAGAAATATCGCATACACATCGTCACTCATCATGATACTGACAGCTGCATGGACCTATCTTAGTACACGACGTTATATCGATAGCGGAACATCCTCAAAATCTGATGATGAATCTATGAGTTTCAAATCATTTTGGGACAAATCAAAGTATAGTTTAAGCGATCGAGATTTCAGAGATGTTTTTTTAGGTTATCTACTCACAAATTTGGCTTCCGCAATCATTAGTGTGGTAGGTCTACATACGTTTACTTACACTTTTGAAATGAACAACTATGAAATTGGCATCGTGTTTGGAACCCAATTTTTTATAAGTATCATAAGTCAGCCTTATTGGATTGCTGTGGCAAAAAAAAAGGATAAAAAACGAACCGTCATCGTCGGACTAAAAATATCGATGGCAGCCTGTCTTCTTCTTTTGGGCTTTGTGGTAATGCGCTCACAGGTAGCAGAGCATTACCAGTATCTTTTGATTTATGCTGTTGTCATCGGTTTTGGAACAAGCGGGCTGTTTTCATTACCACTATCCATGGTCGCAGACATTGTAGATAAGCAGGAGTATCATACCACCCATCGAAATGAGGGCCTCTACTATGGAATGCTCAACTTCGGATATAAGATTTCTCAGTCACTTGCTATCTTCTTGCTTGGATTTTTTATCGACATCATAAAATTTGATGGTGAGTTGAGTGTTCAGTTGAACTCCACCAATTTTCTGATGGGAGCCTTACTATCCATAGGAAGTCTTATTGTTTTTATACTTGCTACCCTCGCCTACTCAAACTATAGCTTAAATGAAGATAGGGTTAGCGAGATGCAGCGTGATATCAAAGATCGTATTTAA
- a CDS encoding HAMP domain-containing sensor histidine kinase, giving the protein MSIRIKLILTYAILVMISVFVLVFSGIAIVSSVVQTVAETVIEENDIHTVVTQTIDLLAELKQAQDYEPHKLTDPDQIRTLSERTDFYNGGLVVRYGDRMMNYSDLPRDERFYSYLVPTPIGEESDVKGPSEEEHFIDFGSEKYFYIDYTFELEGEDVVYFFVIDMTKSTKLRSTTGKKILQMILVILLIIITPLLFIISNDIIKPIRTLEEGVRHIKNGNLDFKLKSSNNNEIGRVIRYFDVMRAELKSSIDKQVRFEENRKHLISSISHDLKTPITSIKGYVEGIKDGVANTPEKTEKYLDVIYQKSKDMDQLIDDLFLFSKLDLNKLPYEMEEVPMKAYLETIINEMKLDWESDVRTLDLMIDERLDDQKFTIDQQKMKRVIVNILQNSMKYMDKEKEAIKVHVNDNEEYVQLVFADNGMGIDEEHLGEIFERFYRVEESRNLDAGGTGLGLAIAKQVVEQHGGFITVTSEAGVGTKMIVNLLKSKENLVLGENIDG; this is encoded by the coding sequence ATGTCAATACGAATAAAACTAATTTTAACCTATGCTATTCTAGTCATGATCAGCGTCTTTGTGCTGGTCTTTTCTGGTATTGCCATCGTGTCATCAGTGGTTCAGACAGTGGCTGAAACGGTCATTGAAGAAAATGATATTCACACCGTAGTCACTCAGACCATTGATCTTCTCGCGGAGCTCAAGCAGGCGCAAGACTATGAACCGCACAAGTTGACGGATCCAGATCAGATCAGGACGCTTAGTGAGCGAACGGACTTTTACAACGGTGGGCTTGTTGTACGTTACGGCGACCGGATGATGAACTACAGCGATCTTCCAAGGGACGAGCGCTTTTACAGTTATCTTGTGCCTACTCCAATCGGTGAGGAAAGTGATGTGAAAGGGCCAAGTGAGGAAGAACATTTTATAGATTTTGGTAGTGAAAAATATTTTTATATTGACTATACCTTCGAACTTGAAGGGGAGGATGTCGTCTACTTCTTTGTCATCGACATGACGAAAAGCACAAAACTTAGGTCCACCACAGGTAAAAAGATTCTTCAGATGATCTTGGTCATTTTACTGATTATCATCACACCGCTTTTATTCATTATTTCTAACGATATCATAAAGCCTATCAGAACACTCGAAGAGGGTGTAAGGCATATCAAAAACGGCAATCTGGACTTTAAGCTTAAGAGCAGCAACAACAATGAAATTGGCAGGGTGATCAGGTATTTTGACGTAATGAGGGCAGAACTGAAAAGTTCGATCGACAAACAAGTACGTTTTGAAGAAAACAGAAAGCATCTGATATCAAGTATCAGCCACGACCTTAAAACTCCGATCACCTCAATTAAAGGATATGTCGAAGGAATCAAAGACGGCGTCGCCAATACACCGGAAAAGACCGAAAAATATCTGGATGTCATCTATCAAAAGAGCAAAGACATGGACCAGTTGATCGACGATCTGTTCTTATTCTCTAAACTCGATTTAAACAAGCTTCCTTATGAAATGGAGGAAGTGCCGATGAAAGCCTATCTCGAAACGATCATCAATGAGATGAAGCTTGACTGGGAATCCGATGTGAGGACACTTGATCTGATGATCGATGAAAGACTTGATGATCAAAAGTTCACCATAGATCAGCAAAAAATGAAAAGGGTGATCGTCAACATCCTTCAAAACAGCATGAAATACATGGATAAGGAAAAAGAAGCCATTAAAGTCCATGTGAATGATAATGAAGAATATGTTCAACTCGTATTCGCGGACAACGGAATGGGTATCGATGAGGAGCATTTAGGTGAAATCTTTGAAAGGTTCTACAGAGTCGAAGAATCAAGAAACCTAGATGCTGGTGGAACAGGCCTCGGTCTAGCAATCGCAAAGCAAGTAGTTGAGCAGCATGGTGGTTTCATTACTGTAACCAGCGAGGCCGGTGTAGGAACAAAGATGATTGTCAATCTATTAAAGAGCAAAGAAAACTTGGTATTAGGGGAGAACATAGATGGGTAA
- a CDS encoding class I SAM-dependent methyltransferase, translating to MSHIFDHKQFKKLDSPARRESMPPELVCEQLQLNSQMVVADVGCGVGYFAFPFSEIVERVHAIDISPIMIDELNRRISTQINLIPHLGDFNESLDADSLDLFFTATVAHELEDILDFSKKAVHKLKKGGRIAFLDFKKIESSFGPPYEKRIAAKELITLFETLGLSKITEYAIKDNFYLVIGQK from the coding sequence ATGTCGCATATTTTTGATCACAAACAATTTAAAAAACTTGATAGTCCAGCACGAAGAGAATCAATGCCACCTGAGTTGGTTTGCGAGCAACTTCAACTTAATAGTCAAATGGTAGTTGCCGATGTGGGATGCGGGGTTGGATATTTTGCCTTTCCATTTTCAGAAATAGTTGAAAGGGTCCACGCCATAGATATAAGCCCAATTATGATCGATGAGCTAAATCGTAGAATAAGCACTCAGATAAATCTAATTCCCCACTTGGGCGATTTCAACGAGTCTCTTGATGCTGATTCACTCGACCTGTTTTTCACTGCTACTGTAGCCCATGAGCTAGAAGATATTCTAGACTTTTCTAAAAAAGCGGTTCACAAGTTGAAAAAAGGTGGTAGAATCGCATTTTTAGATTTTAAAAAGATAGAATCCAGTTTTGGTCCACCCTATGAAAAGCGTATCGCAGCCAAAGAGCTTATAACACTCTTTGAAACATTAGGTTTATCTAAGATCACCGAATACGCGATTAAAGATAATTTTTATCTGGTTATAGGTCAAAAGTGA
- a CDS encoding glucosaminidase domain-containing protein, translating to MHLIKPKTIPKLIKLILFIQLFLVLLMLNGIHTVSQSSRIEAKVLQRPEPITISYEQIKELSRAFNLKRERLLSATEQLKIAIEEEAVRERFSSTIETIKLSRSGSYKSYLNLDLTIPSGYTVDDYMTVFANTDMETLIGPAVKAEVELGVNSLYILAHAAEESKWGTYSFAKSKNNYFGYGAIDSDPSKALSYDTLDEGIHAVVAKIKEDYLTPGGRFYSNRYGSTLLGMSRYYATNTLWSSNIALIMDKIQRQLETL from the coding sequence ATGCATCTGATAAAACCTAAAACAATACCTAAACTAATCAAATTGATCCTATTCATTCAACTGTTCCTTGTCTTGTTAATGTTAAACGGTATACATACGGTCTCTCAAAGTTCTAGAATCGAGGCTAAAGTATTACAAAGACCTGAACCTATTACTATCAGTTATGAACAGATCAAAGAACTCTCACGTGCTTTCAATCTAAAAAGAGAACGTCTACTTTCGGCTACCGAACAGCTGAAAATCGCTATTGAAGAAGAGGCGGTCAGAGAAAGATTCAGCAGCACAATAGAGACTATCAAGCTCTCCAGATCAGGGAGTTATAAGTCCTATCTGAACTTAGATCTGACAATTCCATCCGGGTATACTGTGGACGACTATATGACCGTTTTCGCCAACACCGATATGGAAACGCTCATTGGACCCGCAGTTAAGGCCGAAGTCGAACTTGGTGTTAATTCGCTCTATATCCTCGCCCACGCTGCCGAGGAATCAAAATGGGGCACTTATTCCTTTGCTAAATCAAAAAATAATTATTTCGGATACGGTGCCATTGACAGCGATCCAAGTAAGGCGCTTTCGTATGACACCTTAGACGAAGGTATACACGCTGTGGTCGCGAAGATCAAAGAGGATTACCTCACACCAGGTGGAAGGTTCTATAGCAATAGATACGGTTCGACACTCCTTGGAATGAGCAGATACTATGCGACAAATACCCTATGGAGCTCAAATATCGCACTGATCATGGATAAAATACAACGCCAGTTGGAGACGCTATAG
- a CDS encoding pentapeptide repeat-containing protein → MTTTTKRENDQINYSNRKKQKSDFVNKDLRRSNCYNSDFSCSDFSHASFRGAQFKACNFFECTFTATEFVATNLKNSRFVDAKFKNVIFDSANLTGTNFERASFDNVIFINTDFTNARNFDENAPGLRIYKTPPALEISDRLERAIRSSMNNEFIKYARVLDTKTGDINPISVMILLENFSEESLIKGLTQLKNNVDKDFGTLSFLIGLLEQYRIEGLI, encoded by the coding sequence ATGACTACAACGACTAAAAGAGAAAACGATCAAATAAACTACAGCAATCGAAAAAAGCAAAAATCAGACTTTGTGAATAAGGACTTAAGAAGAAGCAACTGCTATAACAGCGACTTCTCATGCTCAGACTTTAGCCATGCTAGTTTTAGAGGCGCTCAGTTCAAAGCATGTAACTTTTTTGAATGTACGTTCACAGCAACTGAATTTGTTGCCACTAATCTTAAAAACAGTCGCTTTGTCGATGCAAAATTTAAAAATGTGATCTTTGATTCTGCAAATCTTACAGGTACAAACTTCGAAAGAGCTTCATTCGACAATGTCATTTTCATTAACACTGATTTTACAAATGCTAGAAACTTTGATGAAAACGCACCTGGTCTCAGAATTTACAAGACTCCACCTGCACTAGAAATCAGTGACCGACTTGAAAGAGCGATTCGTTCGAGTATGAATAACGAGTTTATCAAATATGCTCGTGTATTGGACACTAAAACAGGTGATATCAATCCGATCAGTGTGATGATCTTACTCGAAAACTTCAGTGAGGAATCTTTGATTAAAGGACTTACTCAGTTGAAAAACAACGTAGATAAGGACTTCGGAACACTTAGCTTCTTGATCGGTCTATTAGAGCAATATAGAATTGAAGGTCTAATTTAA
- a CDS encoding response regulator transcription factor has protein sequence MGKRVLIIEDDVAIAELERDYLEIEGFAVDIAGTGVMGLEKFEKCTYDFIVLDLMLPGVNGFEICKKIRESSNIPILMVSAKREDIDKIRGLGLGANDYMTKPFSPSELVARVKAHLSMYERLIGAKEVKQELSVRNLRIQPSARRVYLGEKEITLTTTEYDLLYFLMTNPDQVFSKEVLLDRIWGIDYFGDGATVTVHIGKLRDKIDKPNKGKSSPFIETVWGAGYRFNM, from the coding sequence ATGGGTAAGCGAGTTCTGATCATAGAAGATGATGTCGCCATTGCGGAACTTGAAAGGGATTACCTCGAAATTGAGGGATTCGCTGTGGATATTGCAGGAACTGGGGTCATGGGACTGGAGAAATTTGAAAAGTGCACGTATGATTTTATCGTGCTCGATTTGATGCTCCCTGGTGTCAATGGATTTGAGATTTGCAAAAAAATCAGGGAAAGCAGCAATATCCCTATTTTGATGGTATCTGCAAAACGAGAAGACATCGATAAAATAAGAGGACTTGGACTTGGAGCAAACGACTACATGACAAAACCCTTCAGCCCAAGCGAGTTGGTCGCTAGGGTCAAGGCGCATCTAAGCATGTACGAAAGACTGATCGGCGCTAAGGAAGTAAAGCAGGAGCTTTCGGTCAGAAACCTAAGGATTCAACCAAGTGCCAGAAGGGTCTATCTAGGTGAAAAAGAGATCACACTCACCACGACAGAATATGACCTGCTTTACTTCTTGATGACCAACCCGGATCAGGTGTTTTCAAAAGAAGTACTGTTAGACCGCATCTGGGGAATCGACTACTTTGGCGACGGAGCGACTGTCACAGTCCATATAGGAAAGCTACGCGACAAGATCGACAAGCCCAACAAAGGAAAATCCAGCCCCTTCATCGAAACGGTGTGGGGGGCGGGTTACAGGTTCAACATGTGA
- a CDS encoding YkgJ family cysteine cluster protein: protein MKSNVTLENISDGKIYELNDMVKADAQGCDGCSACCHGVGDFVVLNPFDVYTLRAHLNQTFDELLVDHLTLVEENKLTMPHLAMKGESERCSFLNEEDRCTVHAHRPDICRLFPLGRVYENDDFSFFLQVGACTKPKLAKVKVKKWIGIADYSKNKDFILEWYRLIKALRFRVKFIHTDEELREVNDYLLDMFYRIQVTEESDFYSVFYKQLPIAKERLGII, encoded by the coding sequence ATGAAATCGAATGTCACGCTTGAAAACATTTCAGACGGAAAGATATATGAACTAAATGATATGGTCAAGGCGGATGCCCAGGGTTGCGATGGGTGCAGCGCCTGTTGCCATGGAGTTGGGGACTTTGTGGTGTTGAATCCTTTTGACGTGTATACGCTACGAGCTCATTTGAACCAGACCTTTGACGAGCTGCTCGTGGATCATCTGACTTTGGTAGAGGAAAACAAACTTACAATGCCCCACCTTGCAATGAAGGGCGAATCCGAAAGATGCAGCTTTTTAAATGAAGAAGATCGATGCACTGTGCACGCGCATCGACCAGATATATGCCGTCTCTTCCCTTTAGGGAGAGTCTATGAAAATGACGATTTTAGCTTCTTTTTACAAGTTGGCGCTTGTACCAAGCCAAAGCTAGCTAAAGTAAAAGTGAAAAAGTGGATCGGCATCGCCGATTACTCAAAAAACAAGGACTTTATCCTTGAGTGGTACCGCCTGATTAAAGCGCTTAGATTCAGAGTCAAGTTTATCCATACGGATGAGGAGCTTAGAGAAGTCAACGACTATTTGCTGGACATGTTCTATCGTATACAGGTTACTGAAGAGAGTGACTTTTATTCAGTGTTTTACAAGCAGCTTCCAATCGCGAAAGAAAGACTTGGAATTATCTAA
- a CDS encoding class I SAM-dependent methyltransferase produces MDILKLNGILKENENPELFENGKTQEAFWDNEHISKMMLMAHLNPNWDAASRKPATIDATCNWIISTLNLKSRQRLLDLGCGPGLYSSRFCEHGLMVTGIDYSKRSLAYAREQAKKNRHSIEYIDMNYLEIDYDKSFDTAVLIYCDFGVLSSKSRKELLQRIHRSLKPGGYFVFDVWSTNYKELTAEYKNWFVHEKQGFWKPYPHLELVTKSYDKDSEVSLKQHIILQEETPINVYNLWEQCYSVGSITKLLKENGFEVLKTVADLTGSEYHIDSDLIGIIARKI; encoded by the coding sequence ATGGATATTTTAAAGTTAAACGGCATATTAAAAGAAAATGAAAATCCCGAACTATTTGAAAACGGAAAGACGCAGGAAGCGTTTTGGGATAATGAGCATATATCGAAGATGATGTTGATGGCACATCTAAATCCAAACTGGGATGCTGCGAGTAGAAAGCCTGCGACAATTGATGCTACATGTAACTGGATCATATCGACGCTTAATCTGAAAAGCCGCCAAAGGCTACTTGATTTAGGTTGCGGTCCTGGTCTTTATAGTTCTCGATTCTGTGAACACGGCTTAATGGTGACTGGCATCGATTATTCAAAGAGGTCGCTTGCATATGCTAGGGAACAGGCAAAGAAAAACCGACACTCGATAGAATACATTGATATGAATTATCTGGAGATTGATTATGATAAATCTTTTGACACGGCAGTTCTTATTTATTGCGACTTTGGAGTATTATCCAGTAAGAGCAGAAAAGAACTCTTGCAAAGGATTCACCGGTCATTGAAGCCTGGAGGATATTTTGTATTTGATGTTTGGTCAACAAACTACAAGGAACTGACTGCGGAGTATAAGAACTGGTTTGTCCATGAGAAACAAGGGTTTTGGAAACCGTATCCGCATCTTGAACTGGTCACTAAAAGCTATGACAAGGACAGTGAAGTTTCACTTAAGCAGCATATCATTCTGCAGGAAGAAACACCGATTAATGTCTATAACTTGTGGGAACAGTGCTATAGCGTAGGTTCAATCACAAAGCTGCTCAAGGAAAACGGATTTGAGGTGCTAAAAACGGTAGCCGATCTGACTGGTTCCGAGTATCATATAGACTCAGATTTAATCGGAATCATCGCAAGAAAAATCTAA
- a CDS encoding ABC transporter ATP-binding protein — MAILNVQGLTKKYTETSGIVDFDLSVDKGDIILLLGPNGAGKTTTFKSILGLIEASSIQLDLLGYSMETDRVKALHHIGAMVSKPAFYDYLTGEQTLVMLKGIYKHVTNERINQIFKDVGLSDAKGKKVGTYSSGMKQRLDLARALVHSPNLLLLDEPFSGMDIEAKHELKHYLKKLQTEYQIGQVISSHMVGDLESFANKVVILYEGFTLFSGDMKDVKASGLTLEEFYLNRIDLYKQKEVHHECA, encoded by the coding sequence ATGGCTATTTTAAATGTACAAGGACTGACAAAAAAGTACACAGAGACGTCCGGCATAGTTGATTTTGACTTATCGGTCGATAAGGGTGATATTATTTTGCTGCTTGGTCCGAACGGTGCGGGAAAAACGACAACCTTTAAGAGCATATTGGGTTTAATTGAAGCATCCTCTATACAACTCGATTTACTTGGTTATTCTATGGAGACGGATCGGGTAAAAGCCTTACACCATATCGGAGCGATGGTCTCTAAGCCGGCATTTTATGACTACCTGACAGGTGAGCAAACGCTCGTGATGCTTAAAGGGATCTATAAGCATGTGACAAATGAGAGAATCAATCAGATTTTTAAGGATGTGGGACTTTCAGACGCTAAGGGAAAAAAAGTGGGAACCTACTCAAGTGGTATGAAGCAACGTTTAGATCTTGCGAGAGCGCTTGTACATTCGCCCAACCTGCTGCTTTTAGATGAACCCTTTAGCGGTATGGATATCGAAGCAAAACATGAACTGAAACATTATTTGAAGAAACTGCAAACCGAATACCAGATTGGACAAGTCATTTCTAGCCATATGGTCGGCGATTTGGAAAGCTTTGCAAATAAGGTGGTTATCCTTTATGAAGGGTTCACGCTATTTTCTGGCGACATGAAGGACGTTAAGGCATCAGGTTTAACTTTAGAAGAGTTCTATCTCAATAGGATTGATTTGTATAAACAGAAGGAGGTTCACCATGAATGTGCTTAG
- a CDS encoding helix-turn-helix domain-containing protein, with protein MDINFKEYGRLVTEIRKNCYLTQNDVQKKIGVSMETLRRIENGIQEPRISTLERLSVLYKYDLISMLEKTRKSTSFFSDDLIKRVNKHTRENNFEALKQELTSIVEVLAYHSSENNSEAYRYYVQYLESIKSLTISSDRFPKNKITNFESLLVSMNSSRTGLLTDEYLFNLEVAIAIGLSVVYRDYGNNDKTIDLLTPLIEKLLRYPTHTARQINFIGTMVLNLAYAYHMLDEHEKVITAIDDILQNKLMTFSTDLTNELYKRKAVALFKLDNPLYKPLFLTVLMHESGEKRKQTCHIIKKQYKIDLGHCFNCHC; from the coding sequence ATGGATATTAACTTTAAGGAATACGGAAGACTTGTTACAGAGATCAGAAAGAACTGCTACTTAACCCAAAATGATGTGCAAAAAAAAATCGGTGTCTCAATGGAAACACTAAGAAGAATTGAAAATGGAATTCAAGAGCCACGAATTTCAACTCTTGAAAGGCTATCTGTACTTTATAAATATGATTTAATCAGCATGCTAGAAAAAACTCGTAAATCAACCAGCTTCTTTTCTGATGATCTGATCAAAAGAGTGAATAAACATACTCGCGAAAATAATTTTGAAGCGCTTAAACAAGAATTGACTTCTATAGTTGAAGTTCTCGCATACCACAGTAGCGAGAATAACTCAGAAGCATATCGTTACTATGTACAATACTTAGAAAGTATAAAAAGTCTCACGATCAGCAGCGATAGATTCCCTAAAAACAAAATCACTAACTTTGAGAGTTTACTAGTCTCGATGAACAGTTCTCGAACAGGGTTACTTACAGATGAATACTTGTTCAACCTAGAAGTTGCCATAGCGATTGGCTTATCAGTCGTATACAGAGACTATGGAAACAACGACAAAACCATCGATCTGTTAACTCCTTTGATTGAAAAGCTGTTACGCTACCCGACACATACCGCCCGCCAAATTAACTTTATCGGTACAATGGTACTAAACCTTGCATATGCTTACCACATGCTTGATGAACACGAAAAAGTAATTACAGCCATAGACGACATTTTGCAAAACAAACTGATGACGTTTTCAACGGATCTGACCAATGAACTTTACAAGCGAAAAGCAGTTGCGCTCTTCAAATTGGACAATCCGCTATATAAGCCGCTTTTCTTAACCGTACTTATGCACGAATCAGGTGAAAAGAGAAAACAGACATGCCACATCATCAAAAAACAGTATAAAATCGATTTAGGCCATTGCTTCAACTGCCACTGCTAA